One window of the Allorhizobium ampelinum S4 genome contains the following:
- a CDS encoding LysR family transcriptional regulator, producing MRNLDSDALASFVAVAETGSFTAAAERLGRTQAAVSMAIGKWEERLDLRLFDRGHRRVTLTPIGERLLGYARRIRAIEDEALATLLEGRNESRVRLGMPDDYLTLFGTALMQRFAPQHPKVNLDLQYDFSHHLEGMVESRELDIAIITQSPAEPKGELIRLERQVWCAAPNRYPEHSSTIQLALFPDGCRSRPQVLAALDRADRRWRIVYSSSDIAGIQLAVHSGDLLTVLPETAVPANWRKLGMDDGLPELPILRLAMVLPQQPRLPVRQLATFLRAEFQHSLSTA from the coding sequence ATGCGCAATCTCGATAGCGACGCACTGGCAAGCTTTGTAGCTGTTGCCGAGACGGGCAGTTTCACGGCGGCGGCAGAACGGCTGGGACGCACGCAGGCCGCGGTCAGCATGGCGATCGGCAAATGGGAGGAGCGTCTTGATCTGCGATTGTTTGATCGCGGGCATCGCCGGGTGACATTGACGCCGATCGGGGAAAGATTGCTTGGCTACGCGCGGCGCATACGGGCAATCGAGGATGAAGCCCTGGCCACGCTGCTTGAAGGTCGCAATGAAAGCCGCGTTCGGCTCGGCATGCCCGATGACTACCTGACACTGTTCGGTACGGCGCTGATGCAGCGTTTTGCGCCACAGCATCCCAAGGTCAATCTGGACCTACAATATGATTTCTCTCACCATCTGGAAGGCATGGTTGAAAGCCGGGAGCTGGATATTGCCATCATCACGCAAAGTCCGGCAGAGCCTAAGGGGGAGTTGATCCGCCTGGAACGGCAGGTTTGGTGCGCGGCGCCAAACCGTTACCCGGAACACAGCAGTACCATTCAACTGGCGCTTTTTCCGGACGGCTGCCGGTCCCGGCCACAGGTTCTGGCAGCGCTCGACCGTGCGGATCGCCGTTGGCGGATTGTCTATTCGTCATCGGACATTGCTGGAATTCAGCTGGCGGTTCATTCAGGAGACTTGTTGACGGTTCTGCCTGAGACGGCAGTGCCTGCGAACTGGCGCAAGCTGGGGATGGATGATGGCCTGCCGGAACTGCCGATCCTGCGGCTGGCAATGGTTCTGCCCCAACAGCCGCGCCTGCCGGTCAGGCAATTGGCGACGTTCCTGCGTGCAGAATTCCAGCATTCTCTTTCTACCGCATAA
- a CDS encoding MFS transporter, which yields MISNALASMLARRNIHYGWIVVAATFLTMLVTAGAMGAPGVLIKPLQDEFGWETSQISSALAVRLVLFGLMGPFSAAFMNYFGVRKVIVFAMILISSGFIGSLFMTEIWQLLVLWGVVVGLGTGLTAMVLAATVSARWFTRHRGLVVGMLSASSATGQLVFLPLMAQLTESYGWRMTVFFVCGMILLAALIVLAVMRDRPSDLNLPSFGEEQVMPPPQQAGGLLTMLATPVSVLREVSKTSTFWILFATFFICGLSTNGLIQTHFVTLCGDFGILPVAAASVLAVMGIFDFFGTIGSGWLSDRFDNRWLLFWYYGLRGLSLLFLPFSDFSFYGLSIFAVFYGLDWIATVPPTVKIAADRFGREKAGIVFGWVFTGHQLGAATAAYGAGLSRTQLQSYLPAFFIAGAFCLLASILAITLEKTGRSALSAAR from the coding sequence ATGATCTCCAATGCACTTGCCTCCATGCTGGCACGGCGTAACATCCATTATGGCTGGATCGTCGTCGCGGCAACCTTCCTCACCATGCTGGTCACGGCAGGTGCGATGGGCGCCCCAGGCGTACTCATCAAGCCGCTTCAGGATGAGTTTGGCTGGGAAACCTCGCAGATTTCTTCGGCACTTGCCGTGCGGCTGGTGCTGTTCGGCCTGATGGGGCCGTTCTCGGCGGCGTTCATGAATTATTTCGGCGTCCGGAAAGTCATCGTCTTCGCAATGATCCTGATTTCCAGCGGCTTCATTGGGTCCTTGTTCATGACGGAGATCTGGCAGCTTCTGGTGCTTTGGGGCGTGGTCGTCGGCCTCGGTACAGGCCTGACAGCCATGGTGCTCGCTGCCACCGTTTCGGCCCGCTGGTTTACCAGGCATCGCGGCCTTGTCGTCGGCATGCTCTCGGCAAGCTCGGCCACCGGTCAACTGGTTTTCCTGCCGCTGATGGCGCAACTGACGGAAAGTTACGGCTGGCGAATGACAGTGTTTTTCGTCTGTGGCATGATCCTGCTGGCTGCGCTCATCGTGCTTGCCGTTATGCGTGATCGCCCCTCCGATCTCAACCTTCCCTCTTTCGGCGAGGAACAGGTGATGCCGCCACCTCAGCAAGCCGGTGGCCTGCTGACAATGCTGGCAACACCCGTTTCCGTGCTCAGGGAGGTTTCAAAGACATCCACCTTCTGGATTCTCTTTGCGACATTCTTCATCTGCGGGCTTAGCACAAATGGCCTGATCCAGACGCATTTCGTCACGCTCTGCGGCGATTTCGGTATTCTTCCGGTGGCAGCCGCCAGCGTGCTTGCGGTGATGGGCATTTTCGACTTCTTTGGAACGATTGGCTCCGGCTGGCTCTCCGACCGCTTCGATAATCGCTGGCTGCTCTTCTGGTATTATGGCCTGCGCGGCTTGTCGCTGCTCTTCCTGCCGTTCAGCGATTTCAGCTTCTACGGGCTGTCGATCTTTGCTGTCTTCTACGGCCTGGACTGGATTGCCACCGTGCCCCCAACCGTGAAGATCGCCGCCGACCGCTTCGGTCGTGAAAAAGCAGGGATCGTTTTCGGCTGGGTCTTTACCGGTCACCAACTCGGCGCTGCGACCGCAGCCTATGGCGCCGGTCTGTCACGCACGCAGTTGCAGAGCTATTTACCCGCTTTCTTCATCGCCGGAGCTTTCTGCCTGCTGGCCTCTATCCTGGCGATTACCCTGGAGAAAACCGGACGCTCGGCGCTCTCGGCAGCCCGTTGA